A stretch of the Acidilobus sp. 7A genome encodes the following:
- a CDS encoding cob(I)yrinic acid a,c-diamide adenosyltransferase: MSHVFTRTGDDGTTYCSLLKERVPKDHVLIELLGALDEANSFVGLARSLVPSYMGDVLSDLEYLQRLIFRVGYTVSGIRSITDDDLRKLEDMADSYYGRHPLKNFVLPSGPVPAAALHVARTVMRRAERIMVRASREYKVDPQALKVVNRLSSALFAMAVYVAKAMGYPEEPV; this comes from the coding sequence TTGTCTCACGTATTCACAAGGACTGGTGACGACGGAACCACTTACTGCAGCCTGCTAAAGGAGAGGGTTCCAAAGGATCACGTGCTGATAGAGCTCCTGGGGGCCCTTGATGAGGCCAACAGCTTCGTTGGGCTGGCGCGCTCGCTAGTGCCAAGCTACATGGGTGACGTCCTCTCAGACCTGGAGTACCTTCAGAGGCTCATCTTCAGGGTAGGCTACACAGTCTCTGGCATCAGGTCCATCACTGACGACGATCTAAGAAAGCTGGAGGACATGGCTGACAGCTACTACGGCAGGCATCCACTGAAGAACTTCGTCCTGCCTTCAGGGCCTGTGCCAGCCGCGGCCCTGCACGTGGCAAGGACTGTTATGAGGAGGGCCGAGAGGATAATGGTGAGGGCCTCAAGGGAGTACAAAGTTGACCCGCAGGCGCTTAAGGTAGTTAATAGGCTCAGCAGCGCACTATTTGCTATGGCTGTATACGTGGCCAAAGCTATGGGGTACCCGGAGGAGCCTGTCTGA
- a CDS encoding DNA double-strand break repair nuclease NurA, giving the protein MSTTTAAAEVVGKLARGLMNPGKASRQGARGRSLRLSDILEASGDEDRGPVELFEGASRPLLPRLVPGFPRGLPRSLRQLVHIGIDTSTRLLATPYADVVISALSISGPGPVELCDYPSLYSPLECGASPPPFIYVIPHGPLELPEEEGVALVPAAPQDISQALISQLANYARLSLERWAMEAPAQEIAKAFAELGRRPVVMLDGPIFISQGKGVGSLMVQRYEALRGLESLGFPVIGVVKRVERSSLLSSSPGYLRLLDGCGVDGSSETDSMILQRLASSCIAEEPGRVYVTPKIMARGGDGINKVVEYVVMTPSAWQRPGVRSRVYRLEYTEETLRMLEDVGVDPLQAFLADSIARESLEPVSVSMSDRRAKALTSSLRALLAKEVMGLGGRIGYESEVELRGLLEEGEE; this is encoded by the coding sequence ATGAGCACCACGACAGCCGCGGCTGAGGTTGTTGGCAAACTCGCGAGGGGGCTCATGAACCCAGGGAAGGCGTCAAGGCAGGGAGCCAGGGGCAGGTCGCTCAGGCTCTCAGACATACTGGAGGCGTCAGGGGACGAGGACAGGGGGCCCGTGGAGCTGTTCGAGGGGGCCTCAAGGCCCCTCCTTCCAAGGCTTGTCCCGGGCTTCCCCCGCGGCCTGCCCAGGTCGCTGAGGCAGCTTGTTCACATAGGCATCGACACCAGCACAAGGCTCCTTGCTACCCCATACGCTGACGTCGTCATCTCGGCGCTCTCAATATCAGGCCCGGGGCCCGTGGAGCTCTGCGACTACCCCTCGCTCTACAGCCCCCTTGAGTGCGGCGCCTCGCCTCCCCCGTTCATCTACGTCATACCCCACGGCCCCCTCGAGCTCCCCGAGGAGGAGGGCGTCGCCCTGGTACCAGCGGCCCCCCAGGACATCTCACAGGCCCTCATATCGCAGCTCGCTAACTACGCCAGGCTCTCGCTTGAGAGGTGGGCCATGGAGGCCCCGGCGCAGGAGATAGCAAAGGCCTTCGCCGAGCTGGGCAGGAGGCCCGTGGTCATGCTTGACGGTCCCATATTCATAAGCCAGGGCAAGGGGGTTGGGAGCCTTATGGTGCAGAGGTACGAGGCCCTGAGGGGCCTTGAGTCCTTGGGCTTCCCGGTCATAGGCGTGGTGAAGAGGGTCGAGAGGAGCTCCCTGCTCTCCTCCTCGCCCGGCTACCTGAGGCTCCTTGATGGCTGCGGCGTCGACGGCTCCAGCGAGACGGACTCAATGATACTGCAGAGGCTCGCGTCCTCGTGCATAGCTGAGGAGCCGGGCAGAGTCTACGTGACGCCTAAGATAATGGCGAGGGGCGGCGACGGCATCAATAAGGTCGTGGAGTACGTGGTGATGACTCCAAGCGCCTGGCAGAGGCCCGGGGTCAGGTCAAGGGTCTACAGGCTTGAGTACACTGAGGAGACGCTGCGCATGCTCGAGGACGTGGGGGTTGACCCGCTCCAGGCCTTCCTCGCAGACTCCATAGCCAGGGAGAGCCTTGAGCCTGTGAGCGTCTCCATGAGCGACAGGAGGGCTAAGGCCCTCACGTCCTCCTTAAGAGCCCTGCTTGCCAAAGAAGTAATGGGGCTGGGCGGCAGGATAGGCTATGAGAGCGAGGTGGAGCTCAGGGGGCTCCTTGAGGAGGGGGAGGAGTGA
- a CDS encoding aldehyde dehydrogenase family protein, with amino-acid sequence MSLVVDLLRSIDDALVTEDGRGIKNVIAGMSRDQGRKVWVETPLGHRYYVVITQDLEAAFDLRYDALSLMSPSDRLEVLAEASDTIDDYKDVIAKIISAETGKRLPDAREEVEASQSFISQAQELLSSRGTTTTGRPHFDLSGEWTSAQVIVREGVGLVLPPFTSPFFGSIAGASTLLANGMPAVVKPPWQASASVAAALSALRETDLGDFLSMINTSSYGTLPAEEVASVVLFGREFTYRSLRRSFSNVIANCSGRAALLLCAEPKDVEGLAKKVVESAVSNAGQACGSVRWVLALRGLGEDLVDSMQDYISQLSVGDPLEGKDVGPLRTRGLVDRAAKLVSDATSRGARALGEARAEGNYMSPVVLSEVPRGAEILWGDVEAPIISVSLYDDCSEVVQTVSMLNSATSVIVYGGLSTAYSVAKSRTGAVVWGRDDSFELLKAMCHVVGDPARYFSEGPELPASRRALLVF; translated from the coding sequence TTGAGCCTTGTAGTTGACCTCCTGAGGTCCATTGATGACGCCTTAGTTACGGAGGACGGGCGCGGCATAAAGAACGTGATAGCTGGCATGTCAAGGGACCAGGGCAGGAAGGTCTGGGTTGAGACGCCGCTGGGCCACAGGTACTACGTTGTAATTACGCAGGACCTTGAGGCGGCCTTTGACCTAAGGTACGACGCCCTCTCCCTGATGTCGCCCTCTGACAGGCTTGAGGTGCTGGCCGAGGCTTCAGACACTATAGATGATTACAAGGACGTCATAGCTAAGATAATATCGGCCGAGACTGGGAAGAGGCTGCCAGACGCCAGGGAGGAGGTGGAGGCCTCTCAGTCGTTTATCTCTCAGGCGCAGGAGCTCCTGAGCTCCAGGGGCACCACTACCACTGGCAGGCCTCACTTTGATCTAAGTGGCGAGTGGACCTCAGCTCAAGTTATAGTCAGGGAGGGCGTAGGGCTCGTCCTGCCCCCCTTCACATCCCCCTTCTTTGGCTCAATAGCTGGGGCCTCGACGCTCCTGGCCAACGGCATGCCGGCCGTGGTCAAACCCCCGTGGCAGGCCTCAGCCTCAGTGGCAGCCGCCCTCTCGGCGCTGAGGGAGACGGACCTCGGCGACTTCCTCTCAATGATAAACACGAGCTCCTATGGGACCCTGCCGGCTGAGGAGGTGGCCTCGGTGGTGCTCTTCGGCAGGGAGTTCACGTACAGGTCCCTCAGGAGGAGCTTCAGCAACGTTATAGCTAACTGCTCCGGCAGGGCGGCGCTGCTTCTCTGCGCTGAGCCTAAGGACGTGGAAGGCCTTGCAAAGAAGGTAGTAGAGTCGGCGGTCTCTAACGCTGGTCAGGCCTGTGGGTCGGTCAGGTGGGTCCTGGCCCTAAGGGGCCTTGGGGAGGACCTGGTGGACTCCATGCAGGACTACATCTCCCAGCTCAGCGTGGGTGACCCTCTTGAGGGTAAGGACGTTGGACCCCTTAGGACGAGGGGGCTTGTGGACAGGGCGGCTAAGCTTGTGAGCGATGCAACGTCAAGGGGTGCGAGGGCGCTGGGCGAGGCCAGAGCTGAGGGCAATTACATGTCCCCCGTGGTGCTGAGCGAAGTGCCGCGGGGCGCTGAGATCCTCTGGGGCGACGTGGAGGCACCTATAATCTCTGTGTCGCTGTACGACGACTGCTCCGAGGTCGTGCAGACAGTGTCAATGCTGAACAGCGCGACCTCAGTAATAGTATACGGCGGCCTCAGCACGGCATACTCTGTGGCAAAGTCAAGGACTGGAGCCGTGGTATGGGGGAGGGACGACTCATTTGAGCTGCTTAAGGCAATGTGTCACGTTGTGGGCGACCCTGCGAGGTACTTCAGCGAGGGCCCTGAGCTGCCTGCCTCAAGGAGGGCCCTACTCGTCTTCTGA
- a CDS encoding helicase HerA-like domain-containing protein, with the protein MTDGGQLQLGERLKSIESEVDKLDRMLTAAYDKAKAVGKVVGRVSRFGEVKVGEGSRIEFIVDPSTYYGETEAPFQRVGDYLIIVDPKDLRLVLVRVTAINRRDELAIMGLQPPVSPIVNAVEPRGLMTDTVIEGELILEKGDSDGAPRPAIKSIEPQAPVVVPSPQTLRELLALPAEGVTLGSLATPGGLIEGGRIPVKLPLQAFLHHVLIIGTTGAGKTTLLKNMIASAYSQQGPGFTAIVADLNDDFVQLPMGPQREPEPREIYSGVYSGVSPPAGVMVVLPVTAQATMETRASREGQAFNDAMKEIGRDYVADVIAPLLGGDAGGAFKHIVSPETGLSYFEAQDLPFRLDLVPYFIDTTRSGADSLSSLMPGLSELARGALSSIRRRFRAEFGFNPPLEVVQAALLNALTKLRKGAANGDEQAINMALELVGSYVAIYKGELRRKLFGKTVADTKYLTSKRLIGRSDSGGTLEVGLADAIEFTSGTIVQMMPHRSTLEALFRRVSSLLDTGFVDILVETDRGLEVLEEPSWEAIVKEANGARVPVVLDLRKGLEGSQGGPEALRVLAYRMLDRLIAWKHEAWRRRERDSPEVVIFIDEAHQFFPSEGRSKEEVEEVSAISAMISKVARLGRSRGIGLVFSTHSPKDLNSIVIQLANTKILLRSEESQVEALSLPQEVRHYLPRLQDRYMAVVSYVFREGYVFAATTTPLTMHYDISA; encoded by the coding sequence GTGACCGACGGGGGCCAGCTTCAGCTTGGCGAGAGGCTGAAGTCGATAGAGAGCGAGGTGGACAAGCTTGACCGCATGCTGACGGCCGCCTACGATAAGGCGAAGGCCGTGGGCAAGGTCGTTGGGAGGGTCTCCAGGTTCGGCGAGGTGAAGGTGGGGGAGGGCTCAAGAATAGAGTTCATCGTGGACCCGTCCACGTACTACGGCGAGACGGAGGCGCCGTTCCAGAGGGTAGGTGACTACCTCATCATAGTTGACCCCAAGGACCTCAGGCTCGTCCTGGTGAGGGTTACAGCCATCAACAGGAGGGACGAGCTTGCCATAATGGGCCTCCAGCCCCCCGTGAGCCCCATAGTCAACGCTGTTGAGCCCAGGGGCCTTATGACGGACACCGTGATAGAGGGCGAACTCATCCTTGAGAAGGGGGACAGCGACGGCGCCCCGAGGCCCGCAATAAAGAGCATAGAGCCCCAGGCCCCCGTCGTAGTGCCGTCCCCCCAGACGCTGAGGGAGCTCCTGGCGCTCCCGGCTGAGGGGGTAACTCTGGGCAGCCTGGCGACGCCCGGAGGCCTGATAGAGGGCGGCAGGATCCCAGTTAAGCTCCCGCTTCAGGCGTTCCTTCACCACGTGCTTATAATAGGCACAACCGGCGCTGGCAAGACAACCCTTCTCAAGAACATGATAGCCTCGGCCTACAGCCAACAGGGGCCTGGCTTCACTGCGATAGTGGCAGACCTTAACGACGACTTTGTTCAGCTCCCCATGGGCCCCCAGAGGGAGCCGGAGCCGAGGGAGATATACTCCGGCGTCTACTCCGGCGTCTCGCCTCCAGCCGGGGTTATGGTGGTGCTCCCAGTCACGGCCCAGGCCACAATGGAGACCAGGGCCTCCAGGGAGGGGCAGGCATTCAATGACGCCATGAAGGAGATAGGCAGGGATTACGTGGCTGACGTGATAGCGCCCCTCCTGGGCGGGGACGCAGGCGGCGCGTTTAAACACATAGTCTCACCTGAGACAGGCCTGAGCTACTTTGAGGCACAAGACCTGCCCTTCAGGCTGGACCTCGTGCCATACTTTATAGACACCACCAGGAGCGGCGCTGACTCGCTCTCAAGCCTTATGCCTGGCCTCAGCGAGTTAGCCAGGGGCGCGCTCAGCTCAATAAGGAGGAGGTTCAGGGCCGAGTTCGGCTTCAACCCTCCGCTTGAAGTTGTGCAGGCGGCGCTGCTCAACGCCCTTACAAAGCTCAGGAAGGGCGCAGCCAACGGGGACGAGCAGGCAATTAATATGGCCCTGGAGCTTGTTGGCAGCTACGTGGCCATTTACAAGGGGGAGCTGAGGAGAAAGCTGTTTGGCAAGACAGTCGCTGACACGAAGTACCTGACGAGCAAGAGGCTCATAGGTCGCAGCGACTCAGGGGGAACCCTAGAGGTCGGCCTCGCCGATGCAATAGAGTTCACCTCAGGCACGATTGTTCAAATGATGCCCCACAGGAGCACCCTCGAGGCCCTGTTCAGGAGGGTCTCATCGCTCCTGGACACGGGGTTTGTTGACATACTTGTTGAGACAGACAGGGGCCTTGAGGTCCTGGAGGAGCCCAGCTGGGAGGCCATAGTGAAGGAGGCCAACGGCGCTAGGGTGCCGGTGGTCCTTGACCTTAGGAAGGGCCTTGAGGGCTCCCAGGGCGGCCCTGAGGCGCTCAGGGTGCTAGCCTACAGGATGCTTGACAGGCTCATAGCCTGGAAGCACGAGGCCTGGAGGAGGAGGGAGAGGGACTCGCCTGAGGTAGTGATATTCATAGACGAGGCCCACCAGTTCTTCCCAAGCGAGGGCAGGTCGAAGGAGGAGGTGGAGGAGGTTAGCGCCATCTCAGCGATGATATCAAAGGTCGCCAGGCTGGGCAGGTCAAGGGGCATAGGGCTCGTCTTCAGTACACACAGCCCGAAGGACCTGAACAGCATAGTGATCCAGCTGGCCAACACAAAGATACTCCTGAGGAGCGAGGAGTCCCAGGTCGAGGCGCTCTCGCTGCCGCAGGAGGTGAGGCACTACCTGCCGAGGCTTCAGGACAGGTACATGGCCGTGGTAAGCTATGTCTTCAGGGAGGGCTATGTCTTTGCGGCGACCACCACCCCGCTCACGATGCACTATGATATCTCGGCGTGA
- a CDS encoding glycosyltransferase: protein MISVVTASYNEAENVPRLAERLRAALGGLEHELILVDDSSPDGTADVASRYFDRVIVMDHAGQTACLLEGIRSSRGDLVVTIDADLENPPELVPLMLQTAKAMGCDVLVASRTVLPRPLEIVASSTLGRLLGVSDLFSNFRVYRKSLLADYALKLGETFGCELLAASRLRGARVCDVLYRPPPRRRNPRIGGALRANARAAMAWLKCMYFYLGLSAAKGLVYT from the coding sequence ATGATCTCAGTAGTCACGGCCTCCTACAACGAGGCTGAGAACGTCCCGAGGCTTGCTGAGAGGCTCAGGGCCGCCCTGGGAGGGCTTGAGCACGAGCTAATCCTAGTTGACGACAGCTCCCCCGATGGGACTGCGGATGTGGCATCCAGGTACTTCGACAGGGTTATAGTGATGGATCATGCTGGGCAGACCGCCTGCCTGCTTGAGGGCATAAGGAGCTCGAGGGGCGACCTCGTCGTCACCATAGACGCTGACCTAGAGAACCCTCCAGAGCTTGTCCCCCTCATGTTGCAGACGGCCAAAGCGATGGGGTGTGACGTCCTCGTCGCCTCAAGGACCGTGCTTCCGAGGCCTCTCGAAATCGTGGCGTCGTCAACCCTTGGAAGGCTGCTGGGGGTGTCTGACCTCTTCTCCAACTTCAGGGTCTACAGGAAGTCCCTCCTGGCTGACTACGCTCTTAAGCTTGGGGAGACCTTCGGGTGCGAGCTCCTGGCAGCCTCAAGGCTTAGGGGGGCCAGGGTCTGTGATGTACTGTACAGGCCTCCTCCGAGGAGGCGAAACCCCAGGATTGGAGGGGCTCTCAGGGCTAACGCCAGGGCCGCAATGGCATGGCTTAAGTGCATGTACTTTTACCTTGGCCTCTCAGCGGCAAAGGGCCTGGTCTATACATAA